Below is a window of Cytophagaceae bacterium DNA.
ACTCCTGAGCAAATTTCCTATATGCTCAAAATGATGTACGACAGCCAACCTTTAGAGGTGCAATTCCTGGCCGGTCATATTTTTATTGTCCTGAAAGAAGATGGAAAGGATATGGGATTTGTAGCTTTTGAAAAAAACTATGATGGCTCTGATTCTACAAAAATCCATAAGCTATATGTTTTGCCGGAATGCCAGGGAAAAGGATTTGGTAAAAAATTGATTGATAAAGCTATATCAGAAATAAATACCGAAAATCAGAAATCATTGATTCTGAATGTAAACAAGAAAAATCCTTCTTTGAATTTTTATGAAAAAATTGGTTTCATAAAAGCCAGGGAGAAGGTAATTGATATTGGAAATGGCTTTTTAATGGATGATTATATAATGGAAAAAAAAATATAATATTCTATCCAACATTTAATTTAATGCCAGAAAGTTCGATTTGAAATTTTACTTTAGCTTTTAATGCCGTAAAAACCCGAATTAAAGTATCTATA
It encodes the following:
- a CDS encoding GNAT family N-acetyltransferase; this encodes MIEFEIIEKASLGRIREIAYQTWPEAYKNVITPEQISYMLKMMYDSQPLEVQFLAGHIFIVLKEDGKDMGFVAFEKNYDGSDSTKIHKLYVLPECQGKGFGKKLIDKAISEINTENQKSLILNVNKKNPSLNFYEKIGFIKAREKVIDIGNGFLMDDYIMEKKI